Proteins from one Burkholderia oklahomensis C6786 genomic window:
- a CDS encoding branched-chain amino acid ABC transporter permease, translating to MKTPLAFAAPSRDAAARVRPFGARLPLVATLGTLAAIALVVPAIADAYWIKTLTSALTISIAAAGVALLYRQLGLVCLSQHALLGVGGWIALRLAHLGVPFELCMIAGAVGGSAIGMIAGLPALRLRGLYLALVTLMMAGGFQVVVSAIGFPDGGGGFTGHLSSGARQMMARPLVGQSDAAYFRYVAAWAALAFALIELHRRSKAGRSWALIRRGETTALAAGVNVVLYQTWAFGLAGLLAGLSGGLLAGTVGQLDGRAFAASESVLLFALSVVGGVYHWFGALITGLLLRAVPALLTDFGVNGYLAMIFFGAALLHALITTPAGIAGQLAGLASRIARAFGARDGGTR from the coding sequence ATGAAAACGCCACTCGCCTTTGCTGCGCCGTCGCGCGATGCGGCCGCGCGGGTTCGTCCGTTCGGCGCGCGCCTGCCGCTCGTCGCGACGCTCGGCACGCTCGCCGCGATCGCGCTCGTCGTGCCCGCCATCGCCGACGCCTATTGGATCAAGACGCTGACGTCCGCGCTGACGATCAGCATCGCCGCCGCGGGCGTCGCGCTGCTGTACCGGCAGCTCGGGCTCGTGTGCCTGTCGCAGCATGCGCTGCTCGGCGTCGGCGGCTGGATCGCGCTGCGGCTCGCGCATCTCGGCGTGCCGTTCGAGCTGTGCATGATCGCGGGCGCGGTCGGCGGCAGCGCGATCGGGATGATCGCCGGGCTGCCCGCGCTGCGCCTGCGCGGCCTCTATCTCGCGCTCGTCACGCTGATGATGGCGGGCGGGTTTCAGGTCGTCGTGTCCGCGATCGGCTTTCCGGACGGCGGCGGCGGCTTCACCGGCCATCTGTCGTCCGGCGCGCGCCAGATGATGGCGAGGCCGCTCGTCGGCCAGAGCGACGCCGCGTATTTCCGCTACGTCGCCGCATGGGCCGCGCTCGCGTTCGCGCTGATCGAGCTGCATCGCCGCTCGAAAGCGGGCCGCTCGTGGGCGCTGATCCGGCGCGGCGAAACGACGGCGCTCGCGGCCGGCGTGAACGTCGTCCTCTATCAGACCTGGGCGTTCGGGCTCGCGGGACTGCTCGCCGGGCTGTCCGGCGGCCTGCTCGCGGGCACCGTCGGCCAGCTCGACGGGCGCGCGTTCGCCGCGTCGGAATCGGTGCTGCTGTTCGCGCTGTCGGTCGTCGGCGGCGTCTATCACTGGTTCGGCGCACTGATCACCGGGCTGCTGCTGCGCGCGGTGCCCGCGCTCCTGACCGACTTCGGCGTGAACGGCTATCTCGCGATGATCTTCTTCGGCGCCGCGCTCCTGCACGCGCTGATCACGACGCCCGCCGGCATCGCCGGACAGCTTGCCGGCCTCGCGTCGCGCATCGCGCGTGCGTTCGGCGCGCGCGACGGAGGCACGCGATGA
- a CDS encoding SDR family NAD(P)-dependent oxidoreductase, translating to MHTFNDKVALITGGGTGIGAAVARKFAEAGGKVVLLGRRREPLEAVAKPLGGAAIAVAGDAADAHDVQRAIAEARAAFGRVDVLVANAGGHGVGSALDTDDASWAQSTRVNLDTAFVCARELLPELIERRGNIVILSSLAGHFAGPNVIGYVTTKHALIGLTRSLARDYGRAGVRVNAVCPGWVRTAMADEQMDALRDAHGLATREDAYQLVTRDVPLGRPAEPDEVADTVLYLASPYASMITGTSLLVDGGASAVDLPTIEFAR from the coding sequence ATGCATACGTTCAACGACAAGGTTGCGTTGATCACGGGCGGCGGCACCGGCATCGGCGCGGCCGTCGCGCGCAAGTTCGCCGAAGCGGGCGGCAAGGTCGTGCTGCTCGGCCGCCGCCGCGAGCCGCTCGAAGCGGTGGCGAAACCGCTCGGCGGCGCCGCGATCGCCGTCGCGGGCGACGCGGCCGACGCGCACGACGTGCAGCGCGCGATCGCCGAAGCACGCGCCGCGTTCGGACGCGTCGACGTGCTCGTCGCGAACGCGGGCGGCCACGGCGTCGGCAGCGCGCTCGACACTGACGACGCGTCGTGGGCGCAATCGACGCGCGTGAATCTCGACACCGCGTTCGTCTGCGCGCGCGAGCTGCTGCCCGAGCTGATCGAGCGGCGCGGCAACATCGTGATCCTGTCGTCGCTCGCCGGACATTTCGCAGGCCCGAACGTCATCGGCTACGTGACGACGAAGCACGCGCTGATCGGCCTCACGCGCTCGCTCGCGCGCGACTACGGCCGCGCCGGCGTGCGCGTGAACGCCGTGTGTCCCGGCTGGGTGCGCACCGCGATGGCCGACGAGCAGATGGATGCGCTGCGCGACGCGCACGGGCTCGCGACGCGCGAGGACGCTTACCAGCTCGTCACGCGCGACGTGCCGCTCGGCCGCCCGGCGGAGCCCGACGAAGTCGCCGACACGGTGCTGTATCTGGCCTCGCCGTATGCGTCGATGATCACGGGCACGTCGCTGTTGGTCGACGGCGGCGCATCGGCCGTCGATCTGCCGACGATCGAATTCGCGCGCTGA
- a CDS encoding nuclear transport factor 2 family protein, whose product MRTPYQIVADHYAASDRRDPAAMMADIAPTIEWTEMAGFPCAGTYRSADEIVRNVFQRLGEEWDGYTFELDTLHDAGDTVIGLGRYSGTCKRTGKSFECRVAHVWRVEAGKIVRFEQFTDTLLVAQAMQP is encoded by the coding sequence ATGCGTACCCCTTATCAAATCGTCGCCGATCACTACGCGGCATCCGACCGGCGCGACCCCGCCGCGATGATGGCCGACATCGCGCCGACGATCGAATGGACCGAGATGGCCGGCTTCCCGTGCGCGGGCACCTACCGCAGCGCGGACGAGATCGTCCGCAACGTGTTCCAGCGCCTCGGCGAAGAGTGGGACGGCTACACGTTCGAGCTCGACACGCTGCACGACGCGGGCGACACCGTGATCGGCCTCGGCCGCTACTCGGGCACCTGCAAGCGGACCGGCAAGTCGTTCGAGTGCCGCGTCGCGCACGTGTGGCGCGTCGAAGCGGGCAAGATCGTGCGCTTCGAGCAGTTCACCGACACGCTGCTCGTCGCACAGGCGATGCAGCCGTGA
- a CDS encoding ABC transporter substrate-binding protein → MKPLSPNMKRTLAGACIGAAGLFAQHAAFAQSCGLSNGKPATGAPIPIGAIVGKTGPDDFSSSVRAAAAYFKCVNANGGINGRPVQYLVEDDQWNPETASQVASKLVRDRKVLALAGNASFVECGANAKFYEQENVIAIAGVGVPRECYFARNYVPLNMGPRLSMTEAALYAKQQYKATRMVCIAPNIPSLGAWSCEGPALWGKQNGVTVDTIVMDPDSADPTSVVLQAASKNPQAILLGLPKGLMVPILSAAEQQNLGRRIHFVSAASGYDLGVPKAIGPYWKGGFDVNLEFQPLDAPTPDNQNWLAVMNKYGDKQDPRDTFSQAGYLAARLVADTLLKLPANQLDRAHVTAALRQVKDFRSDILCGPFYVGAGDRHNANNAGRMAQSTGAGWKTVSACQAVDDPQLADIRAAEKKMH, encoded by the coding sequence ATGAAGCCGCTTTCCCCCAACATGAAGCGCACGCTCGCCGGCGCATGCATCGGCGCCGCGGGACTCTTCGCGCAGCATGCCGCGTTCGCGCAGAGCTGCGGGCTCTCGAACGGCAAGCCCGCGACCGGCGCGCCGATTCCGATCGGCGCGATCGTCGGCAAGACCGGCCCCGACGACTTCAGCTCGTCGGTGCGCGCGGCCGCCGCGTATTTCAAATGCGTGAACGCGAACGGCGGAATCAACGGCCGGCCGGTCCAGTACCTCGTCGAAGACGACCAGTGGAATCCGGAAACGGCGTCGCAGGTCGCGTCGAAGCTCGTGCGCGACCGCAAGGTGCTCGCGCTCGCGGGCAACGCGAGCTTCGTCGAATGCGGGGCAAACGCGAAGTTCTACGAACAGGAAAACGTGATCGCGATCGCGGGCGTCGGCGTGCCGCGCGAATGCTATTTCGCACGCAACTACGTGCCCCTCAACATGGGGCCGCGGCTGTCGATGACGGAAGCGGCGCTATACGCGAAGCAGCAGTACAAGGCGACGCGGATGGTCTGCATCGCGCCGAACATCCCGAGCCTCGGCGCGTGGTCGTGCGAAGGGCCGGCGCTGTGGGGCAAGCAGAACGGCGTGACCGTCGACACGATCGTGATGGATCCCGATTCCGCCGATCCGACGTCGGTCGTGCTGCAGGCCGCGTCGAAGAATCCGCAGGCGATCCTGCTCGGGCTGCCGAAGGGGCTGATGGTGCCGATCCTGTCGGCCGCCGAGCAGCAGAACCTCGGCCGGCGGATTCATTTCGTGTCGGCGGCGTCCGGCTACGATCTCGGCGTGCCGAAGGCGATCGGGCCGTACTGGAAAGGCGGCTTCGACGTGAATCTCGAATTCCAGCCGCTCGACGCGCCGACGCCCGACAACCAGAACTGGCTCGCGGTGATGAACAAGTACGGCGACAAGCAGGACCCGCGCGACACGTTCTCGCAGGCGGGCTACCTCGCCGCGCGGCTCGTGGCCGACACGCTGCTGAAGCTCCCCGCGAACCAGCTCGATCGCGCGCACGTGACGGCCGCGCTGCGCCAGGTGAAGGACTTCCGCAGCGACATTCTGTGCGGGCCGTTCTACGTCGGCGCGGGCGACCGGCACAACGCGAACAACGCGGGCCGGATGGCGCAATCGACGGGCGCGGGCTGGAAAACGGTGTCGGCGTGCCAGGCGGTCGACGATCCGCAACTCGCCGACATCCGCGCGGCGGAAAAGAAGATGCACTGA
- a CDS encoding branched-chain amino acid ABC transporter permease has product MNAIDFVPYLISGLGVGAVYALSGVGLVVLYRASGVLNFAFGATGALGAYVAAACLDADYPQTLAWAAAIAASTVASLVYGLVLAPRLAARDRVVRSVATLGFALILLGFCEWYWGDTPRRLVLPTDSEALDFGDVRFTYTRIVGLALAFAMMAAIGVVLARTRLGLQMRALSNNRHLSGLLGIRVLRVDVAAWVISGVFAGITGLLLANLVRLQAAVLTFLVIPAFAAAIVGRLASLPATVAAGIAIGLAEALAITVPGFAQYRSATPFLIALVAMLFIGSKSIGHAANES; this is encoded by the coding sequence ATGAACGCGATCGACTTCGTTCCGTATCTGATCTCCGGGCTCGGCGTCGGCGCGGTCTACGCGCTGTCGGGCGTCGGCCTCGTCGTGTTGTATCGCGCATCGGGCGTGCTGAACTTCGCGTTCGGCGCGACGGGCGCGCTGGGCGCGTACGTCGCGGCCGCGTGCCTCGACGCCGACTATCCGCAGACGCTCGCCTGGGCCGCGGCGATCGCCGCGTCGACCGTGGCGTCGCTCGTCTACGGCCTCGTGCTCGCGCCGCGTCTCGCCGCGCGCGATCGCGTCGTGCGCAGCGTCGCGACGCTCGGCTTCGCGCTGATCCTGCTCGGCTTCTGCGAGTGGTATTGGGGCGACACGCCGCGCCGCCTCGTGCTGCCGACCGACAGCGAGGCGCTCGACTTCGGCGACGTTCGTTTCACGTACACGCGAATCGTCGGCCTCGCGCTCGCGTTCGCGATGATGGCCGCGATCGGCGTCGTGCTCGCACGCACGCGGCTGGGACTCCAGATGCGCGCGCTGTCGAACAACCGGCACTTGAGCGGGCTGCTCGGCATTCGCGTGCTGCGCGTCGACGTCGCCGCGTGGGTGATCTCCGGCGTGTTCGCGGGCATCACGGGCCTGTTGCTCGCGAACCTCGTGCGCCTGCAGGCGGCGGTGCTCACGTTCCTCGTGATCCCGGCGTTCGCCGCGGCGATCGTCGGCCGCCTCGCGTCGCTGCCCGCGACGGTTGCGGCCGGCATCGCGATCGGCCTCGCCGAGGCGCTCGCGATCACCGTGCCCGGCTTCGCGCAGTACCGCAGCGCGACGCCGTTCCTGATCGCGCTCGTCGCGATGCTCTTCATCGGCTCCAAATCGATCGGCCACGCCGCGAACGAATCATGA
- a CDS encoding ABC transporter ATP-binding protein, giving the protein MQLEVKDLVVHRANKPVLHGVSLAVAPGRVTALVGANGAGKSTLVMSIAGVLPATSGDVLLDGAPLRALRPEAVRRRGIAVVPEGHRVLGDLSVRDNLRAAGAFLPTRRLNDAIERVLAIFPELKPKLDARSNDLSGGQKQMVCVSQALIGEPHTLLIDELSLGLAPTVTKRLAQTVAQIAKQGVAVLLIEQFTTIALALATDAYVLERGRVAFAGSARTLRERPEILHGSYLASKGSGTNAA; this is encoded by the coding sequence ATGCAGCTTGAAGTGAAAGACCTCGTCGTCCATCGCGCGAACAAGCCCGTGCTGCACGGCGTGTCGCTCGCGGTCGCGCCGGGCCGGGTGACGGCGCTCGTCGGCGCGAACGGCGCCGGCAAGTCGACGCTCGTGATGAGCATCGCCGGCGTGCTGCCCGCCACGTCGGGCGACGTGCTGCTCGACGGCGCGCCGCTTCGCGCGCTGCGGCCCGAAGCGGTGCGTCGTCGCGGCATCGCGGTCGTGCCGGAAGGGCACCGCGTGCTCGGCGATCTGTCGGTGCGCGACAACCTGCGCGCCGCGGGCGCGTTCCTGCCGACGCGGCGCCTGAACGATGCGATCGAGCGCGTGCTCGCGATCTTCCCGGAGCTGAAGCCGAAGCTCGATGCGCGCAGCAACGACCTGTCGGGCGGACAGAAGCAGATGGTGTGCGTGTCGCAAGCGCTGATCGGCGAGCCGCACACGCTGCTGATCGACGAGCTGTCGCTCGGCCTCGCGCCGACCGTGACGAAGCGCCTCGCGCAGACCGTCGCGCAGATCGCGAAGCAGGGCGTCGCGGTGCTGCTGATCGAGCAGTTCACGACGATCGCGCTCGCGCTCGCGACCGACGCATACGTGCTCGAACGCGGACGCGTCGCGTTCGCCGGCAGCGCGCGGACGCTGCGCGAGCGCCCGGAGATTCTGCACGGCAGCTATCTTGCGTCGAAGGGAAGCGGCACGAACGCGGCTTGA
- a CDS encoding molybdenum cofactor biosynthesis F family protein: MNDKPQDWKNYEDFAAGIDTNRLPATQALVGRTLTFELPDGALAANFVDGHALAWRRGDASDTDWYEAIEVAPDTFFVDITFKSRPAEALTLVFDIATRRVLGILSRIRSREEAGAAPRVAQDFLVGTLAGDEADASASGAAPAETRDLIGARTLNVYSPNHTYEHTYLSSTRYCWQCLVGEQRGHGDVDLATTYKFADDLYVFTFREFLIPVASVFVFNFAAGRSTGKFLGETGDGAIANRPAGSFIRKLSQTVYPDDAQPV; the protein is encoded by the coding sequence ATGAACGACAAACCGCAGGACTGGAAAAACTACGAAGACTTCGCGGCCGGCATCGATACGAACCGGCTGCCCGCGACGCAGGCGCTCGTCGGTCGCACGTTGACGTTCGAGCTGCCGGACGGCGCGCTCGCGGCGAATTTCGTCGACGGTCATGCGCTCGCATGGCGCCGCGGCGACGCGAGCGACACCGACTGGTACGAAGCGATCGAAGTCGCGCCCGATACGTTCTTCGTCGATATCACGTTCAAGAGCCGGCCGGCCGAAGCGCTGACGCTCGTGTTCGACATCGCGACGCGGCGCGTGCTCGGCATCCTGTCGCGCATCCGCAGCCGCGAGGAGGCGGGCGCCGCGCCGCGCGTCGCGCAGGATTTTCTGGTCGGCACGCTCGCGGGCGACGAAGCCGACGCGAGCGCATCGGGCGCCGCGCCAGCAGAGACGCGCGACCTGATCGGCGCGCGCACGCTGAACGTCTACAGCCCGAACCATACGTACGAGCACACATACCTGAGCTCGACGCGCTACTGCTGGCAATGCCTCGTCGGCGAGCAGCGCGGCCACGGCGACGTCGATCTCGCGACGACCTACAAGTTCGCCGACGATCTCTACGTGTTTACGTTCCGCGAATTCCTGATTCCGGTCGCGTCGGTGTTCGTCTTCAACTTCGCGGCCGGCCGCTCGACGGGCAAGTTCCTCGGCGAAACGGGCGACGGAGCGATCGCGAACCGTCCCGCCGGCTCGTTCATCCGCAAACTGTCGCAGACCGTCTATCCGGACGATGCGCAACCCGTCTGA
- a CDS encoding aldehyde dehydrogenase family protein encodes MNLADLSTQHQRQSGFLARRAFGNWIDGRAAEPRSGRYLPVVDPATEMTIAEVAASDARDVDAAVAAARRAFDSGDWPRMRPANREKLLYQLAELIERHADELAALETLETGKLVGIARAIDVLGGAEYVRYMAGWATKIEGSTLDTSIAVPADTEYFAYTRREAVGVVGAIVPWNFPLAIALWKVATALACGCTVVLKPSEETPLTALRLGELAQQAGLPDGVLNIVTGTGGEAGAALVAHPGVDKITFTGSVGVGKAIGHAAVDRMARFTLELGGKSPLIIFDDADPDVAARGAAQGIFFNQGQVCTAGSRVYVQKRHFERVVAGIAAAAESMKIGSGFDPRTQIGPLVSKRHFERVLGHIGAAKTEGATLVTGGARAFDGGYFVKPTVFVDTTPSMRIVREEVFGPVVTVTPFDTVDDAVRLANDSDFGLAASVWSQNLSLVHRVVPRLKAGIVWVNTHNMLDNNLPFGGFKQSGYGRELGRAALEQFTELKSVCIAH; translated from the coding sequence ATGAACCTGGCCGATCTCTCGACACAGCATCAACGCCAATCCGGCTTTCTCGCCCGCCGCGCGTTTGGCAACTGGATCGACGGACGCGCGGCCGAGCCGCGCTCGGGCCGCTATCTGCCCGTCGTCGATCCCGCGACCGAGATGACGATCGCCGAAGTCGCCGCGAGCGACGCGCGCGACGTCGACGCGGCGGTCGCCGCCGCCCGCCGCGCGTTCGATTCGGGCGACTGGCCGCGGATGCGCCCCGCGAACCGCGAGAAGCTGCTTTATCAGCTCGCCGAACTGATCGAGCGCCACGCCGACGAGCTCGCCGCGCTCGAGACGCTCGAGACCGGCAAGCTCGTCGGCATCGCGCGCGCGATCGACGTGCTGGGCGGCGCCGAATACGTCCGCTACATGGCCGGCTGGGCGACGAAGATCGAAGGCTCGACGCTCGACACGTCGATCGCCGTGCCCGCCGACACCGAGTATTTCGCGTACACGCGCCGCGAGGCGGTGGGCGTCGTCGGCGCGATCGTGCCGTGGAATTTTCCGCTCGCGATCGCGTTGTGGAAGGTCGCGACCGCGCTCGCGTGCGGCTGCACGGTCGTGCTGAAGCCGTCGGAGGAAACGCCGCTCACTGCGTTGCGTCTCGGCGAGCTCGCGCAGCAAGCGGGCCTGCCCGACGGCGTGCTGAACATCGTGACGGGCACCGGCGGCGAGGCGGGCGCCGCGCTCGTCGCGCATCCGGGCGTCGACAAGATCACCTTCACGGGCTCGGTCGGCGTCGGCAAGGCGATCGGCCACGCGGCCGTCGATCGGATGGCGCGCTTCACGCTCGAGCTCGGCGGCAAGTCGCCGCTGATCATCTTCGACGACGCCGATCCCGACGTCGCCGCGCGCGGCGCCGCGCAAGGCATCTTCTTCAATCAGGGGCAGGTCTGCACCGCTGGCTCGCGCGTGTACGTGCAGAAGCGCCACTTCGAACGCGTCGTCGCCGGCATCGCGGCCGCCGCCGAATCGATGAAGATCGGCTCGGGTTTCGATCCGCGCACGCAGATCGGCCCGCTCGTGTCGAAGCGCCACTTCGAGCGCGTGCTCGGTCACATCGGCGCCGCGAAGACGGAAGGCGCGACGCTCGTCACGGGCGGCGCACGCGCGTTCGACGGCGGCTATTTCGTGAAGCCGACGGTGTTCGTCGATACGACGCCGTCGATGCGGATCGTGCGCGAAGAAGTGTTCGGCCCGGTCGTCACGGTCACGCCGTTCGACACCGTCGACGATGCGGTGCGGCTCGCGAACGACAGTGACTTCGGGCTCGCGGCGAGCGTGTGGTCGCAGAACCTGTCGCTCGTGCATCGCGTCGTGCCGCGCCTGAAGGCGGGCATCGTCTGGGTCAACACGCACAACATGCTCGACAACAATCTGCCGTTCGGCGGCTTCAAGCAATCGGGCTACGGCCGCGAGCTCGGCCGCGCGGCGCTCGAGCAGTTCACCGAGCTCAAGTCCGTCTGCATCGCGCACTGA
- a CDS encoding GMC family oxidoreductase, translated as MSVENHSGSTEFDYIVIGAGSAGCVVTNRLVGAGHRVLLFEAGPPDNSFFVRTPATFVRVIGTKRTWVYETEPQTHAAGRRMYVPQGRTLGGGSSVNAMVYIRGTSADYDGWRDAGCDGWGWDDVLPFFRRAEHNQRLAGPLHGVDGPLHVSDTRFRHPLSQAFVKGAQEFGLPYNDDFNGASQAGVGFYQTTTFEGRRGSTAATYLAAVKRNPLLTIETDAFVTRIVFENGAAVGVRYQTRGGEERLVRARAEIVLTAGALASPKLLMLSGVGPADQLLRHGIPVVHDAPDVGLNFQDHLEVSLYGRAREPISLAGQDRGLNALRHGLQYMLFHTGLLTSNVVESGGFVDTANGGRPDVQFHVLPVLVGDVGREPLAGHGISINPCFLRPKSRGTVRLRSADPHAPILFDGNFLSHPDDFATLVRGLSLAREIMRMPSMSKVISGEMLLTDGGRVDLDAYVRSHAKTVYHPSGTCRMGGDPASVVDSRLRVRGVSGLRICDASVMPSLVSGNTNAPTIMIAERCAEFMLSPAGAPNARAEAGRQQAALLHAGDAH; from the coding sequence ATGTCCGTGGAAAACCACAGCGGCTCGACGGAATTCGACTACATCGTGATCGGCGCCGGCTCGGCCGGCTGCGTCGTCACAAACCGGCTCGTCGGCGCCGGGCATCGCGTGCTGCTGTTCGAAGCCGGCCCTCCCGACAATTCGTTCTTCGTCCGCACGCCCGCGACCTTCGTGCGCGTGATCGGCACGAAGCGGACCTGGGTCTACGAGACGGAGCCGCAAACGCACGCGGCCGGCCGCCGGATGTACGTGCCGCAGGGCCGCACGCTCGGCGGCGGCAGCTCGGTGAACGCGATGGTCTACATCCGCGGCACGTCCGCCGATTACGACGGCTGGCGCGACGCCGGCTGCGACGGCTGGGGCTGGGACGACGTGCTGCCGTTCTTTCGGCGCGCCGAGCACAACCAGCGGCTCGCGGGGCCGCTGCACGGCGTCGACGGGCCGCTTCACGTGAGCGACACGCGCTTTCGCCATCCGCTGAGCCAGGCGTTCGTCAAGGGCGCGCAGGAATTCGGGCTGCCGTACAACGACGACTTCAACGGCGCGTCGCAGGCGGGCGTCGGCTTCTATCAGACGACGACGTTCGAAGGCCGCCGCGGCAGCACCGCCGCGACGTATCTCGCCGCGGTCAAGCGCAATCCGCTGCTGACGATCGAGACCGACGCGTTCGTCACGCGCATCGTGTTCGAGAACGGCGCCGCGGTCGGCGTGCGCTACCAGACGCGCGGCGGCGAAGAACGGCTCGTTCGCGCCCGCGCCGAGATCGTGCTCACCGCGGGCGCGCTCGCGAGCCCGAAGCTGCTGATGCTGTCGGGCGTCGGCCCGGCGGATCAACTGCTGCGGCATGGCATCCCGGTCGTGCACGACGCGCCCGACGTCGGGCTCAACTTCCAGGATCATCTCGAAGTGTCGCTGTACGGCCGCGCGCGCGAGCCGATCAGCCTCGCCGGCCAGGATCGCGGGCTCAACGCGCTGCGCCACGGGCTCCAGTACATGCTGTTCCATACGGGGCTCCTCACGTCGAACGTCGTCGAAAGCGGCGGCTTCGTCGACACCGCGAACGGCGGTCGTCCCGACGTGCAGTTCCACGTGCTGCCCGTGCTCGTCGGCGACGTCGGTCGCGAGCCGCTCGCCGGACACGGAATCTCGATCAATCCGTGCTTCCTGCGGCCGAAGTCGCGCGGCACGGTGCGATTGCGCAGCGCCGATCCGCACGCGCCGATCCTGTTCGACGGCAATTTCCTCAGTCATCCGGACGATTTCGCGACGCTCGTGCGCGGCCTCTCGCTCGCACGCGAGATCATGCGGATGCCGTCGATGTCGAAGGTGATCTCGGGCGAGATGCTGCTGACCGACGGCGGCCGCGTCGACCTCGACGCGTACGTGCGCTCGCATGCGAAGACCGTCTATCACCCGTCGGGCACGTGCCGGATGGGCGGCGATCCTGCTTCGGTCGTCGATTCGCGGCTGCGCGTGCGCGGCGTCAGCGGACTGCGGATCTGCGATGCGTCGGTGATGCCGTCGCTCGTGTCCGGCAACACGAACGCGCCGACGATCATGATCGCCGAGCGCTGCGCGGAATTCATGCTGTCGCCGGCCGGCGCGCCGAATGCGCGCGCCGAAGCGGGCAGGCAGCAAGCCGCGCTGCTTCATGCAGGCGACGCGCACTGA
- a CDS encoding ABC transporter ATP-binding protein, translated as MIEISNLTVQFGGTRVLDALDATLGAPVCGLIGPNGAGKTTLLNVLSGFLRPRAGSVALDGRALLGLSVTERVRAGVRRTFQTEQIVEDLSVHDNVLALAEHVIPALAARNDTVRALELVGLDDVAHVPGAALNLYQRRMLELGKALVGEPRLLLLDEPGAGLNEAEAARLRDVIVRIPELTGAQVLLIDHDVDLIDAVCEQTLVLDFGKRLALGPTRAVLDDPLVRSAYLGKEVDGHAT; from the coding sequence ATGATCGAAATCTCGAACCTGACCGTCCAGTTCGGCGGCACGCGCGTGCTCGACGCGCTCGACGCGACGCTCGGCGCGCCCGTGTGCGGGCTGATCGGCCCGAACGGCGCGGGCAAGACGACGCTGCTCAACGTGCTGAGCGGCTTTCTGCGGCCGCGCGCGGGCAGCGTCGCGCTCGACGGCCGCGCGCTGCTCGGGCTGTCCGTCACCGAGCGCGTGCGCGCAGGCGTGCGGCGTACGTTCCAGACCGAACAGATCGTCGAAGACCTGAGCGTCCACGACAACGTGCTCGCGCTCGCCGAGCACGTGATACCGGCGCTCGCCGCGCGCAACGACACCGTGCGTGCGCTCGAGCTCGTCGGTCTCGACGACGTCGCGCACGTGCCGGGCGCGGCGCTCAACCTCTATCAGCGGCGGATGCTCGAGCTCGGCAAGGCGCTCGTCGGCGAGCCGCGTCTGCTGCTGCTCGACGAGCCGGGCGCGGGCCTGAACGAAGCGGAAGCGGCTCGGCTGCGCGACGTGATCGTTCGCATTCCCGAGCTCACGGGCGCGCAGGTGCTGCTGATCGATCACGACGTCGATCTGATCGACGCCGTGTGCGAGCAGACGCTCGTGCTCGACTTCGGCAAGCGGCTCGCGCTCGGGCCGACGCGCGCGGTGCTCGACGACCCGCTCGTGCGCAGCGCGTATCTCGGCAAGGAGGTCGACGGGCATGCGACTTGA